The following are from one region of the Coffea eugenioides isolate CCC68of chromosome 2, Ceug_1.0, whole genome shotgun sequence genome:
- the LOC113759784 gene encoding uncharacterized protein LOC113759784 — MTITLNRLESQMQGKLPSQPELNPKNVSAMTLRSGKEVQGSNPLIPKDKDKDRIEKELEEEDKDNKNSKVVPDPLIPVRTNPPPFPSRLEKPMKQDKEKEVLEIFRKVEINIPLLDAIKQVPRYAKFLRDLCVNRKRLKGDERVVVGKNVSAILQRKLPPKCGDPDMFTIPCRIGNTLIGKAMLDLGASINVMPKSIYASLNLGPLKETGIIIQLTDRTNAYPDGLIEDVLVKINELVFPADFYVFDMDDEHSHDPSPLLLGRPFLSTTRTKIDHRVRTSQ, encoded by the coding sequence ATGACCATCACGCTCAATCGGTTGGAGTCCCAAATGCAAGGAAAGCTGCCATCTCAACCTGAGTTGAACCCGAAGAATGTGAGCGCCATGACCTTGAGAAGTGGCAAGGAGGTCCAAGGATCCAACCCGTTGATTCCTAAGGACAAGGACAAAGATCGAATTGAGAAGGAGTTGGAAGAGGAGGACAAAGACAATAAAAATTCAAAGGTAGTCCCGGACCCACTCATTCCAGTTAGAACCAACCCACCTCCCTTCCCAAGCAGATTGGAGAAACCAATGAAGCAGGACAAGGAGAAAGAGGTCCTGGAGATCTTTCGCAAAGTGGAGATCAATATTCCCCTTCTAGATGCGATTAAGCAGGTACCCAGATATgcaaaatttttgagggacTTGTGTGTCAACCGAAAGCGGTTGAAAGGAGATGAGAGAGTGGTAGTGGGAAAAAATGTGTCAGCAATTCTGCAACGAAAGCTTCCGCCGAAATGCGGGGACCCAGATATGTTCACTATTCCTTGTAGGATAGGCAATACCTTGATTGGAAAGGCTATGTTGGATCTAGGAGCCTCAATTAATGTGATGCCCAAGTCCATATATGCTTCTTTGAATTTAGGTCCTTTAAAAGAGACTGGCATAATAATCCAACTGACTGACCGAACCAATGCATACCCTGACGGGTTGATTGAGGATGTTTTAgtgaaaattaatgaattggtttttcctgctgatttttaCGTGTTTGACATGGATGATGAACACTCTCACGACCCATCACCTTTACTATTAGGTAGACCCTTCTTGAGCACAACTCGAACTAAAATTGATCATCGAGTGCGCACTAGTCAATAA
- the LOC113759785 gene encoding 12-oxophytodienoate reductase 1-like → MEQKIDNGREEEQPIPLLTPYKMGPFQLSHRVVLAPLTRQRSYGNVPQPHAALYYSQRTTKGGFLIAEATGVSDTAQGYTDTPGIWTKEHVEAWKPIVDAVHAKGGIIFCQLWHVGRVSNYDAQPNGQAPISSTDKALTPRVQSNSTGFDLEYYSPPRRLRKEEIPNIVNDFRLAAINAIEAGFDGVEIHGAHGYLIEQFMKDEANDRTDEYGGSMENRCRFALEIVEAVSNAIGPLRVGIRLSPFTYFNDSADSNPNALGLYMAEALNKYGILYLHMVDPKLRFNPNFKRHDGSLLPMRKAFKGTFLAAGGYLREDGNEAIAENGADLIAYGRWFLSNPDLPRRFELNAPLTKYDSSTFYISDPVIGYTDYPFLETTTA, encoded by the exons ATGGAGCAGAAGATTGATAATGGTCGAGAAGAAGAGCAACCAATTCCCTTACTAACTCCATACAAAATGGGGCCTTTCCAGCTTTCTCATAG AGTTGTTTTGGCACCTCTGACAAGGCAAAGATCATATGGAAATGTACCACAACCCCATGCTGCATTGTACTACTCTCAAAGAACTACCAAAGGCGGTTTCCTGATAGCTGAAGCCACAGGAGTTTCTGATACAGCCCAAGG GTATACAGATACACCTGGTATCTGGACGAAGGAACATGTTGAGGCCTGGAAACCCATTGTTGATGCTGTCCATGCCAAAGGCGGTATAATCTTTTGCCAGCTTTGGCATGTGGGAAGAGTTTCTAATTATG ATGCTCAGCCTAATGGACAGGCTCCAATCTCATCTACAGATAAAGCGTTAACTCCCCGCGTTCAGTCAAATAGTACTGGTTTTGATTTAGAATATTATTCACCTCCTCGAAGATTGAGGAAAGAAGAGATTCCTAACATCGTCAATGATTTTAGGCTCGCTGCAATTAATGCTATTGAAGCTG GATTTGATGGGGTGGAGATCCATGGGGCGCATGGCTATCTAATAGAGCAATTCATGAAAGACGAAGCAAATGATCGGACGGACGAATACGGAGGTTCCATGGAGAACAGGTGCAGATTTGCTCTGGAAATCGTTGAAGCTGTTTCCAATGCAATTGGCCCTCTTAGAGTTGGGATAAGGCTTTCACCCTTCACATATTTCAATGATAGCGCCGATTCAAATCCAAATGCTTTAGGCCTTTACATGGCTGAAGCCCTGAATAAATATGGGATTCTGTACTTGCACATGGTTGATCCAAAACTCAGGTTCAATCCAAACTTTAAACGCCATGATGGCAGTCTTTTGCCGATGAGAAAGGCATTCAAGGGAACTTTCTTGGCTGCTGGTGGTTATCTAAGGGAAGATGGCAATGAAGCTATAGCAGAAAATGGGGCTGATCTCATTGCTTACGGACGATGGTTCTTGTCCAATCCTGATTTGCCCAGAAGATTTGAGTTAAATGCTCCTCTGACCAAGTATGACAGCTCTACTTTTTATATATCTGATCCTGTTATTGGCTACACTGATTATCCATTTCTCGAGACCACGACTGCCTGA